In one window of Nocardiopsis aegyptia DNA:
- a CDS encoding TRADD-N-associated membrane domain-containing protein: protein MAETTDRPDDEPEDSRPDESGGVDNTSVVVTGGATANIQIGGYLTTTKREHPPKSKSLAEQRQELYFDLLNKQQTDYFDSWRQDRKHANVAFWAAVVLMLASWLVLLAGGAMSLIQGDLQPLAAASLPGVPFAAVGTGLALYARKAKADTNARADRVEDQITKSHALQTALTLVDEFEDPDKRDNMRVTVVMQTMGLQPNPDTVTDRLISETGVDLKGEIEPGGSKP from the coding sequence ATGGCGGAGACGACGGACCGGCCGGACGACGAGCCCGAAGACAGCAGGCCCGACGAGTCGGGCGGCGTGGACAACACATCGGTGGTCGTTACCGGCGGTGCCACTGCCAACATTCAAATTGGCGGCTACCTTACGACGACCAAGAGGGAGCACCCGCCGAAGTCCAAGAGCTTGGCCGAGCAGCGTCAAGAGCTGTACTTTGACCTGCTGAACAAGCAACAGACCGACTACTTCGACTCCTGGCGTCAGGATCGCAAGCACGCCAACGTGGCCTTCTGGGCAGCTGTGGTCCTCATGCTGGCCAGCTGGCTTGTCCTGCTGGCCGGTGGTGCCATGTCCTTGATCCAGGGCGACTTGCAGCCGCTGGCGGCAGCAAGTCTTCCGGGTGTTCCCTTCGCAGCTGTCGGGACAGGGTTGGCACTGTACGCACGCAAGGCCAAGGCGGACACGAACGCGCGAGCTGATCGAGTCGAGGATCAGATCACCAAGAGCCATGCTCTACAGACAGCCCTCACCCTGGTAGACGAGTTCGAAGACCCCGATAAGCGTGACAACATGCGCGTCACAGTTGTAATGCAGACCATGGGCTTGCAGCCCAACCCCGACACAGTCACTGACCGCCTCATCTCCGAAACCGGCGTTGACCTCAAGGGCGAGATCGAGCCGGGCGGCTCCAAGCCTTGA